The segment TAATCCGATTTTCTTCCCTCAAAAAGAATGGCATCCTGGCTCCTTTCCTCGCCAACCAGCCTTTTGTGAGATTAGCTTTGTTCCACTCACTCAAGGCTCGTTGGATGAAAGGGTCATAAAACGGCCGCAAAACGAGAGCCCGGTCGATCATGGCTAGCTGGGAGAGCCAACGAGTTGCGTTATCTACCACAACCCCGACAGGATCGTGGGTCTGGATCGCTGGGTCATCGGAAAGTTGGGATTCGACTTGCTGGACTTTCTTCAGGACATCGGTCCAGATATCGGATCTATTGACCTCCTACGATATAGTTTGCATAAGCCACCAAAACCTAAATGTACAAGGGTATGCATGATGAAGTTTGCTTACAACGGCGAAGTTATGCCATTTACCTACTGGGCCCCTTTTGCGCCACTGCTCATGTTCCCTCGCCGCCATAAGCTGACCATCGTAGATCTTTTTCTCAAACGCGTCTggatcttggccaaagagcATGTGTTTCACCACTAAAttgacaacatggccaatgcagcGGACCCAGCGCTTCTTCCAGTTGAATCGCAGCTCACGTCCGAGTATTTCCATAGTTGTTTTGTTATTCGACGCGTTGTCCAGCGTGAAGTAGCCCAGTTTGTGCTCAATCTCAAATTCCCTGACGATATCGAGTATCTCTCCGGCGATGTTCTCGCCTGTATGCCGGCCAAGCAGCTCTGGAAGGCCAAGAACGCACTTCCGGGGCCTGTTATCCAGACTCCTGAATATGCATGTAACGCCGTAAAGAGCATGCCTGTTGCCGGACCGCCGTCCATCAAACTGGATATGAATCTGGCCTGGGCTCTTCCGAAGTGTCTCTCGTACAGCCAACTTATTCGCATTGAACTCTCTTGCAGCGATCGCGCGCACCGTTACATCGGATATGTGAGCTTCTGTAATGGAAACTGAAGGGTATAGATACTCGAAGATCGCTCGCAGGTCAGGATCTTTCGCCGTGGTAAATGATCGATTCGTGTTAACAATCCAGTGGACCATCATCTGTTGAAATGTGGTTATTAAACCGCTTGATTAGTAGATTCGTTATTTCCTGATCGCGTGTAACCTCTGGATTTAATTGCAGCAGCGTTGCAATTGAGCGGGCAGGCGTTTCAGCGGTAGAGTTAGGACACTTCCTTTTGCCAGCAGGATCGACTATGCCGTTGTGGTCTTTGAACAGATGGCCCTCAGCATTCTGTAAGCCCTTATGGTTGTAATTCTTCGGTCTGGGATCCTTCCGTTTTACACACAGACAACAGACCCAGCGGCGTTCTTTCGTCGCGACATTCTGAATATCATAACCAAATTGATAGACCCATTGTCGCGTCTGGCCATCTCTTTCGGTCAGTGTCCAGCCACGGAAAATGCGGAACAGAcgttcttcatcttcttctgttCGATCTGGGATCGCCACCGTCAATTTTTCTCTTGCAGAGGGTAAATGTTGCCTATAATCGGGTTTATTATCACCCATCATTATTCGATTATTTACAACTGAAAATCGGGTGGCATCAGACCGAAACGGCCGCCATGGAGCAAAACTGAGTCAAGGTAGTCAGACGCAGGGAACATTGCGAGGCAATACAACATGCGCCGAGTCGAAGGCACAGTAGGACTGATGAGGAAATATGAGGAAAAGGTCCATTGTCAGATCCACGGTTCATGCAGCTCTTTCTGGTCAGTCAGCTCGTCATCCATGAGCGGCGCCGTAGCTGAGGTCAAG is part of the Pochonia chlamydosporia 170 chromosome Unknown PCv3seq00030, whole genome shotgun sequence genome and harbors:
- a CDS encoding restless-like transposase (similar to Metarhizium robertsii ARSEF 23 XP_007826348.1), whose translation is MGDNKPDYRQHLPSAREKLTVAIPDRTEEDEERLFRIFRGWTLTERDGQTRQWVYQFGYDIQNVATKERRWVCCLCVKRKDPRPKNYNHKGLQNAEGHLFKDHNGIVDPAGKRKCPNSTAETPARSIATLLQLNPEMMVHWIVNTNRSFTTAKDPDLRAIFEYLYPSVSITEAHISDVTVRAIAAREFNANKLAVRETLRKSPGQIHIQFDGRRSGNRHALYGVTCIFRSLDNRPRKCVLGLPELLGRHTGENIAGEILDIVREFEIEHKLGYFTLDNASNNKTTMEILGRELRFNWKKRWVRCIGHVVNLVVKHMLFGQDPDAFEKKIYDGQLMAAREHEQWRKRGPVGKWHNFAVEVNRSDIWTDVLKKVQQVESQLSDDPAIQTHDPVGVVVDNATRWLSQLAMIDRALVLRPFYDPFIQRALSEWNKANLTKGWLARKGARMPFFLREENRITSNDWRVIQALRDILLDFQLVVKALEGDGQGQHRKAVQQDEIEPPLSGTSWDLLHAYEYLLESLESAKKIAVSLPDSEYLAVNINLGWMKLDEYYQHLNDSPVVYGAAALHPAYRWALFDDLWGDDSKRRLWITKAKAVVQELWEVEYKKLFSEDQDCDLPPGKRLKSSKNKFTAWRNSKQGLTPQTQASDASPGASPSSPCVVGLDLDEYDEWQRNIDDSDALVVDPYEYWHSRRLKYPKLSRMALDLLTVAPMSAELRGYFP